The following coding sequences lie in one Synechococcus sp. CC9902 genomic window:
- a CDS encoding DUF1028 domain-containing protein — translation MTFSIVARDPQNGRFGVAVATCHLAVGSTVPHIRSGVGAVATQAHTNPYLGICGLERLEQNGDAQDVLETLLTDDVLRDRRQFHLIDLHGRTASWTGPECGDWAGHRSQSHLSVAGNFLVGEEVLEAMEQAFLMSDPSWKLGRRLMFALRAGEAAGGDRRARAATSAALQISGDVAFPLLDLRVDFRDDAVQELTEIYERSQDLWIQQWRDEMAEIPMLNRLVA, via the coding sequence GTGACGTTCTCAATCGTTGCTCGTGATCCTCAAAATGGTCGTTTTGGTGTGGCCGTTGCCACGTGTCATTTGGCCGTCGGTTCAACTGTTCCTCACATTCGTTCGGGTGTTGGAGCAGTGGCGACGCAAGCACATACCAATCCTTATTTAGGGATCTGTGGCTTAGAGCGACTGGAACAGAATGGTGATGCTCAGGATGTATTAGAAACCCTGCTAACTGATGATGTTCTTCGTGATCGGCGTCAGTTTCATTTGATCGACTTGCATGGTCGTACCGCAAGTTGGACGGGTCCAGAATGTGGAGATTGGGCGGGTCATCGCTCCCAGTCGCATCTTTCAGTAGCCGGTAATTTTCTCGTCGGAGAGGAGGTGTTAGAGGCCATGGAACAGGCCTTTTTAATGAGTGATCCCTCCTGGAAATTAGGTCGTCGCTTGATGTTTGCCCTAAGGGCTGGTGAGGCAGCTGGTGGTGATCGTCGCGCTAGGGCGGCAACATCGGCGGCCTTACAAATTAGTGGCGATGTTGCCTTTCCTCTGCTCGATTTGCGCGTTGATTTTCGCGATGATGCTGTACAAGAACTCACCGAGATCTATGAGCGCAGTCAAGATCTTTGGATTCAACAATGGCGCGATGAAATGGCTGAGATCCCGATGCTGAATCGTTTGGTTGCTTAG
- a CDS encoding urease subunit beta produces the protein MAPLIPGELIPEPGELELNAGRPVTTISVANGGDRPVQVGSHFHFAEANAALQFDRDAARGQRLDIPAGTAIRFEPGDHRDVNLIPFAGHRRVIGFNGRINGPIDA, from the coding sequence ATGGCTCCCCTTATTCCCGGCGAACTCATCCCGGAACCCGGCGAACTTGAACTTAACGCTGGCCGGCCCGTCACCACCATCAGTGTTGCCAACGGTGGAGACCGCCCCGTTCAGGTGGGTTCACACTTTCACTTCGCTGAAGCGAATGCAGCCCTGCAATTTGATCGCGATGCAGCCCGCGGACAGCGGCTCGACATCCCAGCGGGTACCGCAATCCGCTTTGAGCCCGGCGACCATCGCGACGTGAACCTCATTCCCTTCGCTGGTCACCGCAGGGTGATCGGCTTCAACGGCCGCATTAACGGTCCCATCGACGCCTGA
- the ureC gene encoding urease subunit alpha encodes MPYRISRQAYAETYGPTTGDRIRLADTELILEVEKDYTVYGDEVKFGGGKVIRDGMGQAQTPRSEGAVDTVITNALILDWWGIVKADVGLRDGRIVAIGKAGNPDTQEGVTIVVGPGTEAIAGEGQILTAGGIDSHIHFICPQQIETALASGVTTMLGGGTGPATGTNATTCTPGAFHIGRMLQAAEGLPVNLGFFGKGNASTPEALEEQVRAGACGLKLHEDWGTTPAAIDACLSVADQMDVQVCIHTDTLNEAGFVEDTIAAIKGRTIHTFHTEGAGGGHAPDIIKICGEANVLPSSTNPTRPYTRNTLEEHLDMLMVCHHLDPKIPEDVAFAESRIRRETIAAEDILHDLGAFSIIASDSQAMGRVGEVITRTFQTAHKMKVQRGALPEDSSRNDNHRIKRYIAKVTINPALAHGISRDVGSIETGKLADLVLWKPGFFGIRPELVIKGGSIVWAQMGDANASIPTPGPVHGRPMFGAFGKALAPSCLTFLSAAAMDADIPKHLGLERTCRAVSDTRSVGKSALKLNSALPNVSVDPQTYEVFADGELLTCEPAEVLPLAQRYLLL; translated from the coding sequence ATGCCCTACCGCATCTCCCGCCAGGCCTACGCCGAAACCTACGGACCCACCACCGGTGACCGCATCCGCTTGGCCGACACCGAGTTAATTCTCGAAGTCGAAAAGGATTACACCGTTTACGGCGATGAAGTGAAATTCGGCGGCGGCAAAGTAATCCGCGATGGCATGGGCCAAGCCCAAACTCCACGCTCTGAAGGTGCCGTCGACACAGTCATCACCAACGCTTTAATCCTGGATTGGTGGGGCATCGTGAAAGCCGATGTGGGCCTTAGGGACGGCCGCATCGTTGCCATCGGAAAAGCTGGCAACCCCGACACCCAAGAGGGGGTGACGATCGTGGTGGGACCAGGAACGGAGGCCATTGCTGGGGAAGGGCAGATCCTCACGGCGGGTGGCATCGACAGCCACATCCATTTCATCTGCCCACAGCAGATCGAAACAGCCTTAGCGAGTGGGGTCACAACGATGCTCGGCGGTGGCACCGGACCCGCCACTGGAACCAACGCCACCACCTGCACCCCAGGTGCATTCCACATCGGCCGCATGCTTCAAGCCGCTGAAGGTTTGCCGGTGAATCTGGGTTTCTTCGGCAAGGGCAATGCCAGCACCCCCGAGGCCCTGGAAGAACAAGTGAGGGCTGGGGCTTGCGGCCTCAAACTCCACGAAGACTGGGGAACAACACCCGCTGCCATTGACGCTTGTTTGTCGGTGGCGGATCAAATGGATGTGCAGGTCTGCATCCATACCGACACCCTGAATGAAGCGGGGTTTGTCGAAGACACCATCGCGGCGATCAAGGGGCGCACCATCCACACGTTCCATACCGAGGGTGCGGGCGGGGGGCACGCTCCAGACATCATCAAAATCTGCGGCGAGGCCAACGTGCTTCCCAGCAGCACAAACCCCACGCGCCCTTACACCCGCAACACCCTCGAGGAACACCTCGACATGTTGATGGTTTGCCATCACCTCGACCCCAAAATTCCAGAGGATGTGGCCTTTGCAGAGTCACGAATCCGCCGCGAAACCATCGCTGCGGAAGACATCCTTCACGACCTGGGCGCCTTTTCGATCATCGCCAGCGACTCCCAAGCGATGGGCCGTGTCGGTGAAGTGATCACACGCACCTTTCAAACCGCGCACAAGATGAAAGTGCAGCGTGGAGCACTACCGGAAGACTCCAGCCGCAACGACAACCACCGAATCAAGCGCTACATCGCCAAGGTGACGATCAACCCGGCTCTAGCCCACGGCATCAGTCGCGACGTGGGATCAATCGAAACCGGCAAGCTTGCCGACCTCGTGTTGTGGAAGCCTGGCTTCTTTGGCATCCGACCCGAACTCGTGATTAAGGGAGGTTCGATTGTCTGGGCTCAGATGGGAGATGCCAATGCATCGATCCCCACACCAGGCCCGGTGCACGGCCGCCCCATGTTCGGAGCCTTCGGCAAAGCCTTGGCGCCCAGCTGCCTCACTTTTTTAAGTGCAGCGGCCATGGATGCCGACATCCCAAAACATCTCGGCCTCGAACGCACATGTCGTGCGGTGAGCGACACCCGCAGCGTGGGGAAAAGTGCACTCAAACTGAATTCCGCGCTACCCAACGTGAGCGTTGATCCGCAAACCTATGAGGTGTTCGCCGATGGTGAACTGCTCACCTGTGAACCCGCTGAGGTACTCCCGCTTGCGCAGCGTTATTTGCTGCTGTGA
- a CDS encoding urease accessory protein UreF, translated as MTSLALLQLVSPALPVGAFSYSEGLEVLVQTNGLNDEQAVQDWLTAELIRGALRLEVAALPKLRHQLEVWVHQGDVQGRYGVENLDGWLLATREASELRAQQRQMGQSLVQLLNDLGHPLPEPVRLSWPAAWAWAASAMKIPVLDMLEGYLYGWVANQLSAAVRLVPLGPTRAQVLQQRLLPLVQKQALQLRDMDPQQMWSAGVGASLTQLAHAELYSRLFRS; from the coding sequence ATGACGTCTCTGGCGCTGTTGCAATTGGTGAGTCCAGCACTGCCAGTTGGTGCTTTTAGTTATTCCGAAGGATTAGAGGTTCTCGTCCAAACCAATGGCTTGAACGATGAACAAGCCGTGCAGGATTGGTTGACGGCGGAGCTCATCCGCGGTGCTCTTCGCCTTGAAGTGGCGGCATTGCCCAAGCTCCGCCATCAACTTGAGGTTTGGGTGCATCAGGGTGATGTTCAGGGGCGTTATGGAGTCGAAAACTTGGATGGTTGGCTCCTGGCCACTCGGGAGGCATCAGAGCTCCGGGCTCAACAGCGTCAAATGGGCCAGTCGCTGGTGCAATTGCTCAACGACCTAGGCCATCCTTTGCCGGAGCCGGTGCGCTTGAGCTGGCCAGCGGCCTGGGCTTGGGCGGCTTCGGCGATGAAGATTCCAGTGCTCGACATGCTCGAGGGGTATCTCTACGGCTGGGTTGCCAATCAGCTCAGTGCTGCAGTGCGACTGGTGCCATTGGGCCCAACCCGAGCCCAGGTGCTGCAACAGCGACTCTTACCGTTGGTGCAGAAGCAGGCTCTGCAATTGCGGGATATGGACCCTCAGCAGATGTGGAGCGCTGGGGTTGGGGCTTCGCTCACCCAGCTGGCCCATGCTGAGCTGTATTCGCGTCTGTTTCGAAGCTGA
- the ureG gene encoding urease accessory protein UreG, which produces MASKLRLGVAGPVGSGKTALVEALCRELCERLELAVVTNDIYTQEDAQFLTRAGVLPPERIRGVETGGCPHTAIREDCSINRAAVGDLEAQFPGLDLVLVESGGDNLAASFSPELVDLCIYVIDVAAGDKIPRKGGPGITRSDLLVINKIDLAPLVGADLSVMEHDTQRMRGDRPWCFTNLKNGVGLNQVVEFVLQQLPNV; this is translated from the coding sequence ATGGCGAGCAAGTTGCGTTTGGGGGTTGCCGGACCGGTTGGTTCCGGCAAAACGGCTTTGGTGGAGGCCCTCTGTCGTGAGCTTTGCGAACGTCTCGAGTTGGCTGTTGTGACCAATGACATCTATACCCAGGAAGATGCCCAGTTCTTGACAAGGGCTGGGGTGCTGCCGCCAGAACGGATTCGCGGCGTGGAAACCGGTGGGTGTCCTCACACCGCGATCCGCGAGGACTGTTCGATCAACCGGGCAGCGGTGGGTGATTTGGAGGCACAGTTTCCAGGCCTTGATTTAGTTCTCGTCGAAAGCGGAGGAGACAACCTTGCGGCCAGTTTTAGTCCCGAGCTAGTCGACCTTTGTATCTATGTGATTGATGTTGCGGCCGGGGACAAGATTCCTCGCAAGGGAGGGCCTGGCATCACCCGTTCGGATCTTTTGGTGATTAACAAAATTGATTTAGCTCCTTTGGTGGGAGCTGATTTATCGGTGATGGAACACGACACCCAGCGCATGCGAGGTGATCGCCCTTGGTGTTTTACCAACCTTAAAAACGGTGTGGGGTTGAACCAAGTCGTGGAATTTGTGTTGCAACAGCTACCAAATGTCTGA
- the asnB gene encoding asparagine synthase (glutamine-hydrolyzing), with amino-acid sequence MCGIGGVFRTHSEHRVDQQLLVNMAAIQAHRGPDGFGIESLEGSGVGFCHARLSIIDLDGNRARQPFLSEDNQVLMAHNGEFYDFQRIRADLTAQGVRFASKSDSEILLRLYQRQGLEQTLPLLRGEFAFALYDRNQDCLYLVRDRFGVKPQYWTMTPEGLVFGSELKVLFAHPAVERRFTSEGLFHQLMQTMVPGSTAFEGVYQVQPGHILKVQRCNGRLEVSDSTYWDINFPRMDERDFTRHEADHVSAVRSALLEAVELRMVADVPVGCYLSGGIDSCSILGLASAVSQGPVKAFTIGFDDVRYDESPIAQQMAEATGAQQDLMRLSGNELYGHMEQTLWHTERTIYNTLAVAKFLMSRHVNSVDYKVVMTGEGSDELFGGYPAFRRDMFLHGLDDLPKEEREACECLLQDSNSLVQGAMLSAAQVDDPDLEAVVGFTPSCLQPWLACVPLVPDLLAEHHRIAVEGYSPGKAIAAQLDGDQLDGRHALDKAQYVWIKTMLEGQILTWGGDRVDMANSMEARPAFLDHHLAAVAVQVPPELRIKGKTEKYVLREAMAGLLPDVLYKREKFAFMAPPAHTEPEKWAQMQNLAADYLSDEAIDAAGLLSKSGVKALFDRHDSPETTEADRVQMDAVINHLLGVQMLHRMFVATDVPQQARQEAERLGWRIPVEV; translated from the coding sequence ATGTGCGGTATCGGCGGCGTCTTTCGTACGCATTCAGAACATCGTGTCGACCAGCAATTGCTGGTGAACATGGCAGCAATTCAGGCTCATCGTGGTCCGGATGGCTTTGGGATTGAATCGCTTGAGGGTAGTGGTGTTGGTTTTTGCCATGCCCGTCTTTCGATTATTGATCTCGATGGCAATCGGGCGCGTCAACCGTTCCTCAGCGAGGACAACCAGGTGTTGATGGCGCACAACGGTGAGTTTTACGACTTTCAGCGCATCCGTGCTGATCTCACGGCGCAAGGCGTTCGTTTCGCCAGCAAGAGCGATTCTGAAATTCTGTTGAGGCTTTATCAGCGACAGGGCTTGGAGCAAACGCTGCCGCTTTTGCGTGGAGAATTTGCCTTTGCTCTCTATGACCGCAATCAAGATTGTTTGTATTTAGTTCGGGATCGTTTTGGAGTTAAGCCGCAGTATTGGACGATGACGCCGGAAGGCTTGGTTTTCGGCTCTGAGCTCAAAGTGCTGTTTGCCCATCCAGCTGTTGAACGTCGATTTACGTCGGAGGGGTTATTTCATCAACTCATGCAAACGATGGTGCCTGGAAGCACCGCTTTTGAGGGCGTATACCAAGTACAACCAGGCCACATCTTGAAGGTGCAACGTTGTAATGGGCGCTTAGAAGTCTCGGATTCCACCTACTGGGATATCAATTTTCCTCGGATGGATGAGCGGGATTTCACGCGTCATGAAGCTGATCATGTGTCAGCTGTCCGCTCTGCCTTGCTGGAGGCTGTGGAGTTGCGCATGGTCGCTGATGTCCCCGTTGGTTGTTACCTCTCTGGGGGAATTGATAGTTGTTCGATTCTTGGTTTGGCGTCGGCTGTGAGCCAAGGCCCTGTGAAAGCTTTCACGATTGGTTTTGATGATGTTCGTTATGACGAATCTCCGATTGCTCAGCAGATGGCTGAGGCCACCGGGGCTCAACAGGATCTAATGCGGCTCTCAGGAAATGAGTTGTATGGCCATATGGAACAAACGCTTTGGCATACCGAACGCACTATTTACAACACATTGGCTGTAGCGAAATTTTTGATGAGTCGTCATGTCAATAGCGTGGATTACAAGGTGGTGATGACTGGGGAAGGCTCCGATGAGTTGTTTGGTGGATACCCCGCCTTCCGGCGCGACATGTTTTTGCACGGTTTGGATGATCTTCCGAAGGAAGAGCGGGAAGCCTGTGAGTGCTTGCTACAGGACTCCAATTCATTAGTCCAAGGAGCGATGTTGTCTGCTGCTCAGGTTGATGACCCTGATCTTGAGGCTGTCGTGGGTTTTACGCCTAGCTGTTTGCAACCTTGGTTGGCCTGTGTACCTCTTGTGCCCGATTTGTTGGCGGAGCATCATCGTATTGCCGTTGAGGGGTATTCCCCAGGGAAGGCGATTGCGGCTCAGTTGGATGGCGATCAACTGGATGGCCGTCATGCCCTCGATAAAGCTCAATATGTATGGATTAAGACGATGCTGGAAGGTCAAATTTTGACCTGGGGTGGTGATCGGGTGGATATGGCCAATTCGATGGAAGCGCGACCGGCTTTCCTTGATCACCATCTCGCGGCGGTGGCTGTGCAAGTACCTCCTGAGCTTCGGATTAAGGGGAAAACAGAGAAATACGTCCTGAGGGAAGCGATGGCGGGTCTCCTGCCTGATGTTCTCTACAAACGCGAGAAATTTGCATTTATGGCACCTCCGGCCCATACAGAGCCTGAAAAATGGGCACAAATGCAGAACTTGGCGGCTGATTACCTCAGTGACGAAGCCATTGATGCGGCGGGTTTGCTCAGCAAGAGCGGTGTGAAAGCCTTGTTTGATCGTCACGACAGCCCAGAGACAACCGAGGCTGATCGGGTGCAGATGGATGCAGTGATTAACCATCTGCTTGGTGTGCAGATGCTGCACCGAATGTTCGTAGCAACCGATGTTCCACAGCAAGCGCGGCAAGAAGCAGAGCGCTTGGGTTGGCGCATTCCAGTAGAGGTTTAA
- the ureE gene encoding urease accessory protein UreE → MSDAITVLNQRLPVVDRQQDHGKQVDWFLPLTAEERTVLRGRRSTACGHDVLLQLPRHGPLEPGDQLSDAEVSVRVEVVAALEDLLQVQAPTSLDLLAAAYHLGNRHVALELHDQELLLLDDSVLASMLKGRGLVVTQCRRPFLPEGGAYASHSHHHSSP, encoded by the coding sequence GTGAGCGATGCGATAACCGTGCTGAACCAGCGTTTGCCAGTCGTCGATCGGCAGCAAGACCATGGCAAGCAGGTGGATTGGTTCCTGCCTTTGACGGCTGAAGAGAGAACGGTGCTGCGTGGTCGCCGCTCTACGGCGTGTGGGCATGACGTGTTGCTGCAATTGCCACGGCATGGGCCCCTCGAGCCTGGGGATCAGCTCTCAGATGCTGAGGTTTCGGTGCGGGTTGAAGTTGTGGCTGCTCTAGAAGATTTGCTCCAAGTCCAAGCGCCCACATCATTGGATTTGCTTGCGGCGGCCTATCACCTTGGTAATCGTCATGTGGCATTGGAGCTTCACGACCAGGAGCTGCTGCTTTTGGATGATTCGGTTTTGGCTTCGATGTTGAAGGGACGTGGTTTGGTGGTGACTCAATGCCGTCGACCGTTCCTTCCTGAGGGTGGCGCCTATGCCAGCCACTCCCATCACCATTCTTCGCCATGA
- the urtA gene encoding urea ABC transporter substrate-binding protein, producing MSNSLSKRLFAGMAAASLGLAVTACGGDDKTASNVEYDDTVTVGILHSLTGTMAISESTLVDTEKMAIDEINAAGGVEVDGKKYKIDYIVEDGASDWPTFAEKSKKLIDQDSVPVVFGGWTSASRKAMLPVYESKDAFLYYPIQYEAQECSNNIFYTGATPNQQSEPATKFMYEKSPAAGKPFFLVGSDYVFPRTSNTITKSQVAQLGGTVVGEDYLPLGNTEVAPIIAKIKKALPDGGVIINTLNGDQNVAFFKQIQDAGITPANGYYVMNYSIAEEEISTIGSEFLEGHYGAWNYMMSIDTPASKKFAADFKAKYGADRQVADPQESAYNMVYLWKAAVEKANSFDDNKVREALVGITFDAPQGPVEVMPNHHLSQTVRIGQITADGQFDILESTDGPIAPQAWNQIHPDSKGFACDWTDANKGGKYKL from the coding sequence ATGAGCAATTCTCTCTCTAAGCGTCTTTTCGCCGGCATGGCCGCTGCGTCGCTGGGTCTGGCCGTAACTGCCTGCGGTGGTGACGACAAGACAGCTTCGAATGTTGAGTACGACGACACCGTCACCGTCGGCATCCTGCATTCGTTGACCGGAACCATGGCGATTTCCGAGTCCACCTTGGTGGATACGGAAAAAATGGCAATCGACGAAATCAACGCCGCTGGCGGTGTTGAAGTCGATGGCAAAAAATACAAAATTGATTACATCGTCGAAGACGGTGCCTCCGATTGGCCCACCTTCGCTGAGAAATCTAAGAAGCTGATCGATCAGGATTCAGTGCCTGTTGTTTTCGGCGGTTGGACCTCAGCTAGCCGGAAGGCAATGCTTCCGGTTTATGAGTCGAAGGACGCTTTCCTCTACTACCCGATTCAGTACGAGGCTCAGGAGTGTTCCAACAACATCTTCTATACGGGCGCAACTCCAAACCAGCAGTCGGAGCCAGCAACCAAATTCATGTATGAGAAGTCGCCTGCCGCTGGCAAGCCCTTCTTCCTGGTTGGTTCCGACTACGTGTTCCCGCGTACGTCCAACACGATCACCAAATCCCAAGTTGCACAACTTGGCGGCACCGTTGTTGGTGAGGACTACCTGCCCCTCGGCAACACAGAAGTTGCTCCAATCATCGCCAAAATCAAGAAGGCACTTCCTGATGGTGGCGTGATCATCAACACCCTGAACGGCGACCAAAACGTTGCTTTCTTCAAGCAGATTCAGGATGCCGGCATCACACCAGCCAATGGCTACTACGTGATGAATTACTCCATCGCTGAAGAAGAAATCAGCACGATTGGATCTGAGTTCCTTGAAGGCCATTACGGCGCTTGGAACTACATGATGTCGATCGACACGCCCGCATCCAAGAAGTTCGCTGCAGACTTCAAGGCGAAGTATGGCGCTGATCGTCAGGTCGCAGATCCACAGGAATCTGCCTACAACATGGTGTACCTGTGGAAAGCAGCTGTCGAGAAGGCCAACTCCTTCGACGACAACAAGGTTCGTGAAGCTCTCGTGGGCATCACCTTTGATGCACCTCAGGGCCCTGTGGAAGTGATGCCTAACCATCACTTGTCACAAACTGTCCGTATCGGCCAAATCACGGCTGATGGTCAGTTCGACATTCTCGAATCCACCGACGGCCCGATTGCACCGCAGGCCTGGAATCAAATTCACCCCGATTCCAAAGGCTTCGCCTGTGATTGGACTGATGCAAATAAAGGTGGCAAGTACAAGCTCTGA
- a CDS encoding urease accessory protein UreD: MQRLNPWHGTCRLQFSADADTTHHQGGCTAPFKLMRAERGNDGRCELPLLHSAGGLVGGDQLSVDLELGRNSRALITSVAAQKVYGSIGRSRLHPKGTWANQSVSCRLGSNSDLEWLPQELVVYADALVEQSLDVQLADDASFLSAEIVRLGRTAAGEDLGQGCWRSAVSLRRIGENGTRWEQVDRLELSGDALHHRHGLNGDAVFGTLIWAAPAPLTNPTLKSLLTNARNDRAGLEGQMQCSRLEQGLIARYVGPSSRDARFWFSRIWARTRAQRQLSEPRIPRVWPLQEQPLRQQVFIENIASSNAATH; this comes from the coding sequence ATGCAGCGACTCAACCCCTGGCACGGCACCTGCCGGTTGCAGTTCAGCGCCGACGCCGACACCACCCATCATCAAGGGGGCTGCACCGCACCCTTCAAATTGATGCGTGCCGAACGCGGCAACGACGGCCGATGTGAACTCCCTCTTCTCCACAGCGCCGGCGGGCTCGTGGGTGGAGATCAACTGAGTGTGGACCTGGAGCTGGGAAGGAACAGCCGAGCCCTCATCACCAGCGTTGCTGCTCAAAAGGTGTACGGCTCCATTGGACGAAGTCGCCTGCATCCAAAGGGAACCTGGGCCAACCAATCGGTGAGCTGCCGACTGGGCTCCAACAGCGATCTGGAATGGCTCCCCCAAGAGCTTGTGGTGTACGCCGATGCACTCGTGGAACAAAGCCTCGACGTGCAACTGGCCGACGATGCGTCATTTCTGAGTGCTGAAATCGTGCGACTAGGTCGTACCGCGGCTGGGGAAGACCTCGGACAAGGTTGTTGGCGTTCAGCCGTGAGCCTGCGTCGAATTGGTGAGAACGGGACACGCTGGGAGCAGGTGGATCGCTTGGAACTCAGCGGCGATGCACTGCATCACCGCCATGGTCTGAATGGAGATGCAGTGTTTGGAACATTGATTTGGGCAGCCCCCGCTCCTCTCACCAATCCAACGCTCAAGTCGTTGCTCACCAACGCCCGGAACGACCGCGCCGGATTGGAAGGGCAGATGCAATGCAGCAGATTAGAGCAGGGATTGATTGCCCGTTATGTCGGCCCATCGAGCCGAGATGCCCGCTTCTGGTTCAGCCGAATCTGGGCCCGCACAAGGGCCCAGCGTCAGCTCAGTGAGCCTCGTATTCCCCGGGTATGGCCCCTACAGGAACAGCCCTTACGACAACAAGTGTTCATAGAGAACATTGCGTCGTCGAATGCGGCGACACACTGA
- a CDS encoding Zn-dependent hydrolase, translating into MGDFVDTKPGLRPDRERLISTLDSLASIGLCPDGSVCRRGFSLEDRQGRDQLSAWMQDAGMQVRIDAAGNLIGRLAGLDSSLPALVTGSHLDTVPTGGRFDGVLGVLAGLEVARTLQASGEQLRHPFELVVFADEESTMVGCKAMVGTASPDPDAYATSNGESIERNLERIGGHWPFLASARRSDASIAAFLELHVEQGGILETRGDSIGVVEGIVGQRRFSIVIDGQANHAGTTPMEHRQDALVTASEVVLAVEAMALHHVNEPVATVGRLEVWPNAANVVPGSVKLTVDLRDLSPAVLQQLVESLMLALESIGLKRGCCIRLDPQFDVAPTPADSKVMDAITSAASALGFSHSRLPSRASHDAQEMGRRWPMGMIFVPSQGGLSHSSAEFTSDDECWAGTAVLLGALQRLDQQL; encoded by the coding sequence GTGGGGGATTTCGTTGATACAAAGCCAGGTCTTCGTCCTGATCGTGAGCGTCTGATTTCCACGCTTGATTCGCTGGCCTCCATTGGGTTGTGCCCCGATGGAAGTGTTTGTCGCCGTGGATTCAGCCTCGAGGATCGTCAGGGGCGGGATCAATTATCGGCTTGGATGCAAGACGCGGGGATGCAGGTCCGCATCGACGCTGCTGGGAATCTGATCGGCCGTTTGGCTGGGTTGGATTCGTCCCTTCCAGCGTTGGTCACGGGGTCTCATCTCGACACTGTTCCCACCGGCGGTCGTTTTGATGGCGTGCTTGGTGTTCTGGCTGGCCTTGAGGTGGCAAGGACTCTTCAAGCCAGTGGTGAGCAGTTGCGCCATCCTTTTGAGCTTGTTGTGTTCGCGGATGAGGAATCCACGATGGTTGGCTGCAAAGCCATGGTGGGTACTGCTTCTCCGGATCCAGACGCCTATGCCACGAGCAATGGCGAATCGATTGAGCGAAATCTCGAGCGCATTGGGGGGCATTGGCCGTTCCTTGCTTCAGCACGACGTTCCGATGCATCGATTGCCGCCTTTTTGGAATTGCACGTTGAACAGGGCGGCATTCTCGAGACGCGAGGCGATTCCATTGGTGTTGTCGAAGGAATCGTTGGTCAACGTCGTTTCAGCATCGTGATTGACGGTCAAGCCAACCATGCCGGTACGACCCCGATGGAGCATCGACAGGATGCCCTCGTCACGGCTTCGGAGGTTGTGCTTGCGGTAGAAGCGATGGCGCTTCACCACGTGAATGAACCGGTCGCAACGGTGGGTCGTCTTGAGGTGTGGCCGAATGCCGCCAATGTGGTGCCCGGCTCAGTGAAGCTGACGGTTGATTTGCGCGATCTCAGCCCGGCAGTTCTTCAACAATTGGTCGAATCGTTGATGTTGGCCCTTGAGTCCATTGGTCTCAAACGTGGTTGCTGTATTCGTCTTGACCCCCAGTTTGATGTTGCGCCAACGCCCGCAGATTCCAAGGTGATGGATGCAATTACGTCAGCGGCATCTGCCCTGGGTTTCTCCCATAGTCGTTTGCCCAGTCGAGCCAGTCACGATGCGCAAGAAATGGGTCGTCGTTGGCCGATGGGAATGATTTTTGTTCCTAGCCAAGGTGGGTTAAGCCATTCATCTGCCGAGTTCACCAGCGACGATGAATGTTGGGCTGGAACAGCAGTTTTATTGGGGGCGTTGCAGCGTCTCGATCAGCAACTGTGA
- a CDS encoding urease subunit gamma: protein MHLSPQEKDKLLIVTAALLAERRLNRGVKLNHPEAMAWLSFLVLEGARDGQTVAELMQAGTTWLRRDQVMEGVPELVEEVQIEAVFPDGTKLVTLHDPIR from the coding sequence ATGCATCTCAGTCCCCAAGAAAAAGACAAACTCCTCATCGTGACCGCCGCATTACTGGCGGAACGACGACTCAACCGTGGGGTCAAGCTGAACCATCCCGAAGCGATGGCGTGGCTCAGTTTTCTCGTCCTCGAGGGCGCTCGCGATGGACAAACCGTCGCTGAACTCATGCAGGCAGGAACCACATGGCTTCGCCGTGATCAAGTGATGGAAGGGGTACCGGAATTGGTGGAGGAGGTGCAGATCGAAGCGGTTTTTCCTGACGGCACCAAGCTCGTCACCCTTCACGACCCGATCCGCTGA